From a single Rhizobium lusitanum genomic region:
- a CDS encoding LacI family DNA-binding transcriptional regulator: MSNSTPATIEDVARIANVSIATVSRAIHMPEKVANSTRLKVNQAIAVTGYTTNAMARSLRLGRSNMILVVAPDIGDPNFSNILIGLENEARSHGYGILIGHTQNDAQRGLEYLKFLNSNQAAGLILFTGILPFGHQTMTARLPPSVGVFEPVFNGGIPYVGVDDIAGARKAVDLLIAEGHRKIAFIGDSRTRLAYSRRRMGYEAGMDAAEIGTELRILFEGDGTIESGRLAVEQLFMRDTLPTAFMCVNDQTAIGVMIGLKARGYDIPRDFSVTGFDDVPQAVFMTPSLTTIRQPRTAIGKHAMALLLELLSDGQPPEAEILLLPDLVVRNSVSAPSRIRR; this comes from the coding sequence GTGTCGAATTCCACGCCCGCAACCATCGAAGACGTCGCCCGAATTGCCAATGTTTCGATCGCAACGGTCTCCCGGGCCATCCATATGCCGGAGAAAGTCGCAAACTCGACGCGGCTGAAGGTCAACCAGGCGATTGCCGTCACCGGTTACACGACCAACGCCATGGCGCGCAGTCTGCGGCTCGGACGGTCGAACATGATTCTGGTCGTAGCACCCGATATCGGCGATCCCAATTTCTCCAATATCCTCATCGGACTGGAAAATGAGGCGCGTTCGCACGGCTACGGCATCCTGATCGGCCACACGCAGAACGACGCCCAGCGCGGGTTGGAATATCTGAAATTCCTGAATTCCAACCAGGCGGCGGGACTAATCCTGTTCACCGGCATCCTGCCCTTCGGACACCAGACGATGACGGCGCGTCTACCGCCGAGCGTCGGCGTCTTCGAGCCGGTCTTCAACGGCGGCATTCCCTATGTCGGCGTCGACGATATCGCCGGAGCCCGCAAGGCAGTTGACCTCCTGATCGCAGAAGGCCACCGGAAGATTGCCTTCATCGGCGATTCTCGCACTCGTCTCGCCTATAGCCGGCGGCGCATGGGCTATGAGGCCGGGATGGACGCCGCCGAGATCGGCACCGAGCTCCGCATCCTCTTCGAAGGCGACGGCACCATCGAGAGCGGACGACTGGCCGTCGAGCAGCTTTTCATGCGCGACACGCTGCCGACGGCTTTCATGTGTGTCAACGATCAGACCGCCATCGGCGTGATGATCGGGCTGAAAGCACGCGGCTACGACATTCCAAGAGATTTCTCAGTGACCGGCTTCGACGATGTGCCGCAGGCCGTGTTCATGACGCCGTCGCTGACGACCATCCGGCAGCCCCGCACCGCTATCGGCAAGCATGCTATGGCGCTCCTGCTCGAGCTCCTGTCGGACGGCCAGCCCCCCGAGGCGGAAATCCTGCTGCTGCCCGATCTGGTGGTCCGCAACTCTGTCTCGGCACCGTCGCGTATCAGGCGATAG
- the xylA gene encoding xylose isomerase yields MSTGFFGDIAKVKYEGPDSTNPLAFRHYNKDEVVFGKRMEDHLRFAVAYWHTFTWPGGDPFGGQTFLRPWFEDTMAAAKLKADVAFEFFTLLGSPYYCFHDADVRPEGKNFAENTKNLNEIVDYFAQKQAETGVKLLWGTANLFSNRRFMSGAATNPDPDVFAFSAATVKTCMDATHKLGGENYVLWGGREGYETLLNTDLTRELDQMGRFLNLVVEYKHKIGFKGAILIEPKPQEPTKHQYDYDVATVYGFLKKNGLENEVQVNIEQGHAILAGHSFEHELALANALGIFGSIDMNRNDYQSGWDTDQFPNNVPEMTLAYYQVLAGGGFKSGGTNFDSKLRRQSLDPADLLIGHIGGMDCCARGLKAAAKMIEDKALSQPLADRYAGWDSAESQKLLRGEYSLDQIAEWVEAKDINPQPKSGKQELLENVVNRYV; encoded by the coding sequence ATGAGCACCGGATTTTTCGGCGATATCGCCAAGGTAAAATACGAAGGCCCCGACAGCACCAATCCGCTGGCCTTCCGTCATTACAACAAGGACGAAGTGGTTTTCGGCAAGCGCATGGAAGATCATCTGCGTTTTGCCGTTGCCTACTGGCACACCTTCACCTGGCCGGGCGGCGACCCCTTCGGCGGCCAGACCTTCCTGCGTCCCTGGTTCGAAGACACGATGGCAGCCGCCAAGCTGAAGGCTGACGTCGCCTTTGAATTCTTCACTCTGCTCGGTTCGCCCTATTACTGCTTCCACGACGCCGACGTGCGTCCGGAAGGCAAGAATTTCGCCGAGAACACCAAGAACCTCAACGAGATCGTCGACTACTTCGCCCAGAAGCAGGCCGAGACCGGCGTCAAGCTTTTGTGGGGTACGGCGAACCTCTTCTCCAACCGCCGCTTCATGTCGGGTGCCGCGACCAATCCGGATCCGGATGTCTTCGCCTTCTCGGCTGCGACCGTGAAGACCTGCATGGACGCGACGCATAAGCTCGGCGGCGAGAACTACGTTCTCTGGGGCGGCCGCGAAGGCTATGAAACCCTGCTCAACACCGACCTGACGCGCGAACTGGATCAGATGGGCCGCTTCCTCAACCTCGTGGTCGAGTACAAGCACAAGATCGGCTTCAAGGGCGCGATCCTGATCGAGCCGAAGCCGCAGGAGCCGACCAAGCATCAGTACGACTATGACGTCGCGACGGTTTACGGCTTCCTGAAGAAGAACGGCCTCGAAAACGAGGTACAGGTCAACATCGAGCAGGGCCACGCGATCCTCGCCGGCCATTCCTTCGAGCACGAGCTGGCGCTTGCAAACGCGCTCGGCATCTTCGGCTCGATCGACATGAACCGCAACGACTACCAGTCCGGCTGGGATACCGACCAGTTCCCGAACAACGTTCCGGAAATGACGCTGGCCTACTACCAGGTTCTGGCAGGCGGCGGCTTCAAGAGCGGCGGCACCAATTTCGATTCCAAGCTGCGTCGTCAGTCGCTCGACCCGGCAGACCTGCTGATTGGTCACATCGGCGGTATGGATTGCTGCGCCCGTGGTCTGAAGGCAGCCGCCAAGATGATCGAGGACAAGGCCCTGTCGCAGCCGCTCGCCGACCGTTACGCCGGTTGGGATTCGGCTGAAAGCCAGAAGCTGCTTCGCGGCGAATACTCGCTCGACCAGATCGCAGAATGGGTTGAGGCCAAGGACATCAACCCGCAGCCGAAGTCCGGCAAGCAAGAGCTGTTGGAAAACGTTGTCAATCGTTACGTTTGA